The genomic DNA AGGAAGACCTGGCGGATGTTGCCGCCCGGCTCGCCGCCGTCCTTGTCGTTGACCGGGTCTATGGAGCGCCATTCGTACGCCGGGCCGCCCGCCGCCACGATCGCGTCGATCAGCTTCCGCACCGTCTGGTCGGCGGCGACCGTGCCGTCGTCCGTCGCGCCGTTGTTGTCCTGGATCTCCTCCAGGGACACGATGTCGGGCGACTGGAGGTTGTTCACGATCGCGGCGGCGTGGTCCGCGAAGGTGGCGTCGGACGGGTCCAGGTTCTCCACGTTGTACGTCGCCACGGCCAGCTCGCCGCGCGACTGCTTACGGGTCGTCTCCCGGGCCAGGCCGCCCTTCTCCAGGGTGCCGAGCTGGTTGGCGACGAGCGTGTAGCCGCCGTACTGGTTGAAGTCCAGCGGGCCCGCGGTGGTGCCCTTGAGCTCGTCACCCACGTTCGCGGTCGGGAAGTCCGCGGTCGAGCCCAGCGACTGGATCTGGAGCCGGCCGGTGTTCTGCGACTCGTACGAGCCGTAGACCGTGCCCCCGCGGCGGTTGGCGTGCTCGCGCGGCTTCACCGTGACCCACAGCTCGGAGTACGGGTCGGTGGCCGTGACCACGCGGGCGTCGGCGACCTGGACGTTCATGCCCTCAAGGGACTCGTAGTAGTCCAGGGCGTACTTGGCCGGCTCCAGGGTGAGGCCGTTGATCGAGCCGCCCGCGGCCGTGTCACCGGCGGCGGTGTACCGGCTCGGCACCGACCCCGCGTCGACGACGGCGGGGGCCGGAACGGTGTTGCCGCCGGAGAGCACCGTCACCGTCGGCTTCGTGATCTCCGTCAGCGACTGGTTGCCGCTCGCGGCGCCGCCCGGGACGTACTCCGAGACCGTGCCCGACACCGTGACCGAGTCGCCGACGGCGACCTTCGGGGCGGAACTGGTGAAGACCAGGACGCCCTCACTGGTGGCCGGGTCGGCGTCCGGGGCCGGGTCCTGGATCCAGAACCCCTTCGAGGAACCGTAGGTCCGCACACCCGTGACGATGCCCGCCACGTCGGTGACCTTCTGCCCGGCGAGCGGGGAAAGCCGGGTGGTGCCCTGGATGTCGTGGATGTGCACACTGTCCGCCTGGGCGGGCGATGTGAGAACCACCGCGGAGACCGTGGAACAGACGGCTGCGACGGTGAGCGCGGCGAGGCGCGCGGAAGACTTGCTCGGCAACGGGATCCCTCCGGGGACATGCGTGGGTGCCGGGACGAGGGTGGGTGGTGCGGTGGGGGGAGCGCGACCGGTGGGGCGGTCGGTGACGCGCGTAGAAGAACAGGTGCACGACTGTCCACTCGTTTCTACGCGCGTCAATCTCGTGTGTGGGAAGGCCACTTGTCAAGGTTTCAGCCAGGTGCGGCCTCCGGGGGAGAGAGGAACCGGGCGGCATGGGTGGAAATCCGTCTAGGCTGAGACCGCGTTCTCCGGGGCACCCCCTTGGCCCCGCGGGCACGCCCGGGGCGTCCCCCCGGTCCGCAGGTATGTCCGGGGATGTCCCCTCGGCCCACAGGTACGTCCCAAGGAGATCCCCCCGATGTCAGACAGCTCCTCCTTGCCGCCGGTTCGGCTGCACTCCGAAGCGGAGCTCGCGCGGGACGCGCTCGCCACCCCGTTGTTCTCCCGCGCCGCGCGCCTGGCCCGCTGGGCCGGTCCGGACACCCGCGTCGGCGTCGGCGGTGAACTCGAGGAGGAGCAGCTTCCCGGGGCGGCCGAAGCGCTCGGGCTCGCGGGCGACGACGCGGCGGCCCTCGCGAGCGAGGCCTGGCGGGTCGCTGTCGACACGGGGCTCGTCGTGATCGTGGACGAGGAGGAGGGCACGGTCGCCGCGGCACCGGACCTCGCGCTGCTCACCTCCGGAAGCCCGCACGACGTGCTCGGGTTGTGGCTCGGGGCGCTGGAGACGGTGCTGGCCGACGCGAGCGTGCCCGATCTCGACGACCTCGGCGACGCGATGGACGAGGACGGCACGATCGACTTCTCCGAACTCGACTGGGATCTCGAGGCGGAGGCGGAGTTCCTCGACGGAGTGCTGGGGAACCTCTATCTGCTGACGGTCGGCGAGGAGGGCCCCGGCGACCATCCCGTGCCGCTGCCGGCCCTCGCCGCGTCGATGATCGTGCCCGACGACATGGGGGAGCCCACCAACGACGTCCTGGAGCAGGTCTCGGACG from Streptomyces avermitilis MA-4680 = NBRC 14893 includes the following:
- a CDS encoding endonuclease/exonuclease/phosphatase family protein, with the translated sequence MPSKSSARLAALTVAAVCSTVSAVVLTSPAQADSVHIHDIQGTTRLSPLAGQKVTDVAGIVTGVRTYGSSKGFWIQDPAPDADPATSEGVLVFTSSAPKVAVGDSVTVSGTVSEYVPGGAASGNQSLTEITKPTVTVLSGGNTVPAPAVVDAGSVPSRYTAAGDTAAGGSINGLTLEPAKYALDYYESLEGMNVQVADARVVTATDPYSELWVTVKPREHANRRGGTVYGSYESQNTGRLQIQSLGSTADFPTANVGDELKGTTAGPLDFNQYGGYTLVANQLGTLEKGGLARETTRKQSRGELAVATYNVENLDPSDATFADHAAAIVNNLQSPDIVSLEEIQDNNGATDDGTVAADQTVRKLIDAIVAAGGPAYEWRSIDPVNDKDGGEPGGNIRQVFLFNPDRVSFTDRAGGDSTTAVGVTKVRGKAQLTVSPGRIDPSDAAWNSSRKPLAGEFVFRGRTVFVIANHFASKGGDQGLAAQYQPPARSSETQRHLQATAVNAFVKDVLDTQKNADVIALGDMNDFEFSDTAKILEGDGELWSAIKSLPKSERYTYDYQGNSQVLDQILVSPSIRRGCDVDYDSVHLNSEFSDQVSDHDPQVLRFRP